Proteins from a single region of Sinorhizobium alkalisoli:
- a CDS encoding pyruvate, water dikinase regulatory protein encodes MENPKNYFHLHLVSDSTGETLIAAGRAAAAQFQTSHALEHVYPLIRNKKQLMQVLDAIDGAPGIVLYTIVDRELAGIIDQRCREMGVPSVSVLDPIIELFQSYLGSPSRRRSGAQHVMDADYFARIEALNFTMDHDDGQMPADFNAADVVLVGVSRTSKTPTSIYLANRGIKTANIPIVPGVSLPDSLLQATNPLIVGLIASADRLSQVRQHRLLGMTHGFHGEEYTDRAAIAEELKYARMLCARNNWPVIDVTRRSIEETAAAIVALRPRLR; translated from the coding sequence GTGGAGAATCCAAAAAACTATTTCCATCTCCACCTCGTCTCCGATTCGACCGGCGAGACGCTGATCGCCGCCGGCCGTGCGGCGGCGGCGCAGTTTCAGACCTCCCACGCACTGGAACATGTCTATCCGCTGATCCGCAACAAGAAGCAGCTGATGCAGGTTCTGGACGCGATCGACGGCGCACCGGGGATCGTGCTCTACACCATCGTCGACCGGGAACTCGCCGGCATCATCGACCAGCGCTGCCGCGAGATGGGCGTCCCCAGCGTCTCCGTGCTGGATCCGATCATCGAATTGTTTCAGTCCTATCTCGGTTCTCCGTCCCGCCGCCGCTCGGGCGCGCAACACGTGATGGACGCCGATTATTTCGCCCGCATCGAAGCGCTGAATTTCACGATGGACCATGATGACGGCCAGATGCCGGCCGATTTCAACGCGGCCGATGTCGTGCTGGTCGGCGTCAGCCGTACGTCGAAAACCCCGACGAGCATCTATCTCGCCAATCGCGGCATCAAGACTGCCAATATTCCGATCGTCCCGGGTGTGTCCTTGCCCGATTCACTGCTACAGGCGACGAATCCGCTGATCGTCGGTCTCATTGCCAGCGCCGACCGGCTGTCGCAGGTCCGCCAACACCGCCTGCTCGGCATGACGCATGGCTTTCATGGCGAGGAATATACGGACAGGGCGGCAATCGCCGAAGAGCTGAAATATGCGCGCATGCTTTGCGCCCGCAACAATTGGCCGGTGATCGACGTCACCCGCCGCTCGATCGAAGAAACCGCCGCCGCGATCGTTGCCCTTCGTCCGCGGCTCAGATAA
- a CDS encoding Maf-like protein, whose product MTSSLVLASASPFRRALLENAGLTFDARAAEIDERALEWPLERAGASPVDVALALAEAKARDVARQFPGAIVIGSDQTMSLGPRVYHKPRDMAEAADHLLSLAGKTHSLNSAITLVRAGDVLWRHVSTAHMTVRPLSADFVERHLERVGVKALASVGAYQLEGEGIQLFEKIEGDYFTILGLPMLPLLSKLRELGSIDG is encoded by the coding sequence ATGACATCCTCGCTCGTGCTGGCCTCGGCCAGTCCATTTCGTCGGGCCCTTCTCGAAAATGCAGGGCTGACATTCGATGCCCGCGCCGCCGAGATCGATGAGCGGGCGCTGGAGTGGCCGCTCGAACGCGCAGGTGCTTCGCCGGTCGATGTGGCACTGGCGCTGGCGGAGGCGAAGGCGCGGGACGTGGCCCGCCAGTTCCCTGGCGCGATCGTGATCGGCAGCGACCAGACGATGTCGCTCGGGCCGCGGGTCTATCACAAACCGAGGGACATGGCCGAAGCAGCCGACCATCTCCTGTCTCTGGCGGGCAAGACGCACAGCCTGAACAGCGCGATCACCCTCGTCCGCGCTGGCGACGTGCTCTGGCGCCACGTGTCCACCGCCCATATGACGGTCCGTCCCTTGAGCGCGGACTTTGTCGAGCGACACCTGGAACGCGTCGGCGTGAAGGCGCTGGCGAGCGTCGGTGCCTATCAACTCGAGGGCGAGGGCATCCAACTCTTCGAAAAGATCGAGGGCGATTATTTTACGATTCTCGGCCTGCCGATGCTGCCGCTTCTTTCCAAGCTTCGCGAACTGGGTTCGATCGATGGATGA
- a CDS encoding shikimate dehydrogenase produces the protein MDDSRETFVKHAFVTGCPVRHSRSPLIHGYWLKTFGIPGSYVAHEVTPEEFPGFMTALKEGTAGFCGGNVTIPHKEAAYRLADRPDERAAELGAANTLWLQEGSICATNTDGLGFVANLDQRAVGWDRTASAVVLGAGGASRAVIQAVRDRGIKTIHVVNRTEARARELADRFGPAVHAQPMAALSEVMTGAGLFVNTTSLGMDGEPAPEIDFSPMAADAVVTDIVYVPLKTPLLRQAEARGFRIVDGLGMLLHQAAPGFEKWFGRRPAVDEKLRQIIIDDMDARA, from the coding sequence ATGGATGATTCACGTGAAACATTTGTTAAGCATGCCTTCGTCACCGGCTGTCCCGTCAGGCACTCGCGCTCGCCGCTGATCCACGGCTATTGGCTGAAGACCTTCGGCATTCCCGGCAGCTACGTGGCGCATGAGGTCACGCCGGAAGAGTTCCCCGGCTTCATGACCGCGCTGAAGGAGGGAACCGCCGGCTTCTGCGGCGGCAACGTCACCATCCCGCACAAGGAGGCGGCCTATCGACTTGCCGACAGGCCGGACGAACGCGCCGCCGAACTCGGCGCCGCCAACACGCTCTGGCTGCAGGAGGGATCGATCTGCGCCACCAATACAGACGGCCTCGGTTTCGTTGCCAATCTCGACCAGCGCGCCGTCGGCTGGGACCGGACAGCCAGCGCCGTCGTCCTCGGCGCCGGCGGCGCCAGCCGAGCCGTCATACAGGCGGTGCGCGACCGCGGCATCAAAACGATCCACGTCGTGAACCGCACCGAGGCTCGGGCGCGAGAGCTCGCCGACCGCTTCGGCCCCGCCGTTCACGCGCAGCCGATGGCGGCGCTTTCCGAAGTCATGACTGGTGCCGGACTGTTCGTGAATACGACGTCCCTCGGCATGGATGGCGAACCGGCGCCGGAGATTGACTTCTCGCCGATGGCCGCCGATGCCGTCGTCACCGACATTGTCTATGTACCGCTGAAGACGCCGCTCCTGAGGCAGGCGGAAGCGCGGGGCTTCCGTATCGTCGACGGACTTGGCATGCTGTTGCACCAGGCGGCGCCCGGATTCGAAAAATGGTTTGGCCGGCGACCCGCCGTGGATGAGAAGCTTCGGCAGATCATCATCGACGATATGGACGCGCGCGCATGA
- the coaE gene encoding dephospho-CoA kinase (Dephospho-CoA kinase (CoaE) performs the final step in coenzyme A biosynthesis.), producing MIIVGLTGSIGMGKSTTAQMFRELGVPVNDADEVVHDLYRGEAVAPVEAAFPGVVRDGVIDRAELSRQLLDRPDRLGELERIVHPLVRAREQEFIARNRTAGAPFVVLDIPLLYETKAETRVDRVVVVTCDPETQRQRVLKRPGMTAEKFAMILARQVPDSEKRARADYIIDTSHSFDVTRKQVGAVVDRLRVG from the coding sequence ATGATCATCGTCGGCCTCACGGGCTCCATCGGCATGGGAAAATCGACCACGGCCCAGATGTTTCGCGAGCTCGGCGTGCCGGTAAACGATGCGGACGAGGTCGTGCACGACCTCTACCGCGGGGAAGCGGTGGCGCCGGTCGAAGCGGCCTTCCCAGGCGTGGTCCGGGACGGCGTCATCGATCGGGCCGAACTCTCGAGGCAACTTCTCGACCGGCCCGACCGGCTCGGCGAATTGGAGCGGATCGTGCATCCGCTCGTGCGCGCGCGTGAGCAGGAGTTCATCGCGCGGAATCGGACGGCCGGTGCGCCCTTCGTGGTTCTCGACATTCCCCTGCTTTACGAGACCAAGGCGGAAACGCGCGTCGATCGCGTCGTCGTCGTCACCTGTGATCCCGAGACCCAGCGCCAGCGCGTCCTGAAGCGGCCGGGAATGACGGCGGAAAAATTTGCGATGATCCTCGCCCGCCAGGTTCCCGACAGCGAAAAGCGCGCGCGCGCCGACTACATAATCGACACGAGCCACAGCTTCGACGTGACCCGGAAGCAGGTCGGCGCCGTCGTCGACAGATTGCGGGTGGGGTAG
- the dnaQ gene encoding DNA polymerase III subunit epsilon: protein MREIIFDTETTGLDNREDRVIEIGGVELENHFPTGRSIHIYINPGDRKVHPDALAVHGITDEFLRDKPPFADVVEEILEFFGDARWVAHNAAFDMGFVNAELERLGLPLVAGDRVTDTLALARRKHPMGPNSLDALCRRYGIDNSHRTKHGALLDSELLAEVYIEMIGGRQAALGLVTTELGGVAADADDAPILLIQRERRLQARLTEADLAAHAALISKIGAKAIWAKYGG, encoded by the coding sequence ATGCGTGAAATCATCTTCGATACGGAAACGACCGGTCTCGACAATCGCGAGGACCGGGTGATCGAGATCGGCGGCGTCGAGCTCGAGAATCACTTTCCGACCGGGCGGAGCATTCACATCTACATCAATCCCGGAGACCGCAAGGTCCATCCCGACGCGCTGGCGGTGCATGGCATCACCGACGAGTTCCTGAGGGACAAGCCGCCCTTTGCCGATGTCGTCGAGGAAATCCTCGAGTTTTTCGGCGATGCCCGCTGGGTCGCGCACAATGCCGCCTTCGATATGGGCTTCGTCAATGCCGAGCTCGAACGGCTCGGACTGCCCCTCGTTGCTGGCGACCGGGTAACCGACACACTGGCGCTCGCCCGGCGCAAACACCCGATGGGCCCCAATTCGCTCGATGCCCTTTGCCGGCGGTACGGCATCGACAATTCCCACCGGACGAAGCACGGCGCGCTTCTCGATTCCGAGTTGCTTGCCGAAGTCTATATCGAGATGATCGGCGGTCGGCAGGCGGCGCTCGGCCTCGTGACGACTGAGCTCGGCGGCGTCGCAGCCGATGCCGATGACGCGCCTATCCTCCTAATCCAGCGGGAGCGGCGCCTGCAGGCCCGCTTGACCGAGGCCGATCTCGCCGCCCATGCGGCCCTGATTTCCAAGATCGGCGCCAAGGCCATCTGGGCAAAGTACGGCGGTTGA
- the secB gene encoding protein-export chaperone SecB, with protein sequence MTTDTASTGNGGAQQTPSLNILAQYVKDLSFENPGAPRSLQARERAPSININVNVNANPLAENDFDVVLSLNAEAKDGDKVLFNVELAYGGVFRVSGFPQEHMLPLLFIECPRLLFPFARQIVSDATRNGGFPPLMIDPIDFAQMFAQRMAEEKVRSQVANTNSTAN encoded by the coding sequence ATGACGACTGATACCGCATCCACCGGCAATGGCGGCGCCCAGCAAACCCCGTCGCTCAACATCCTGGCCCAGTACGTCAAGGACCTCTCCTTCGAGAACCCCGGCGCACCGCGTTCCCTGCAGGCGCGCGAACGGGCTCCGTCGATCAATATCAACGTCAACGTCAACGCCAATCCGCTTGCGGAGAACGATTTCGATGTCGTTCTGTCGCTCAATGCCGAGGCAAAGGACGGCGACAAGGTCCTGTTCAACGTCGAATTGGCCTATGGTGGCGTTTTCCGTGTCAGCGGTTTCCCTCAGGAGCATATGCTGCCACTGCTCTTCATCGAGTGCCCGCGTCTCCTTTTCCCGTTCGCCCGGCAGATCGTCTCCGACGCGACCCGCAATGGCGGCTTCCCGCCGCTGATGATCGACCCGATCGATTTCGCGCAGATGTTCGCGCAGCGCATGGCAGAGGAAAAAGTCCGCTCGCAGGTCGCGAATACCAACAGCACGGCCAATTAG
- a CDS encoding FxsA family protein, with product MRSLIIPLTILGLPLAEIAGFVMVGRAVGVAATLLLVLLSAVAGVALLRIQGFGVLRRVQESARKGIDPGLDVVGGALVFIAAILLIIPGFISDAVGILLFLPPIRRGLARFLQSRMTILTTGTDFFYTSGARSDQPSGRVIDLESDEFSRDDDDENESAPPSNRLPD from the coding sequence ATGCGTTCCCTGATCATCCCTCTCACAATTCTCGGACTTCCGCTTGCGGAAATCGCCGGCTTCGTCATGGTCGGGCGCGCGGTCGGCGTCGCGGCAACACTGCTGCTCGTGCTGCTGAGTGCCGTCGCCGGCGTCGCGCTCTTGCGCATTCAGGGCTTCGGCGTGCTCCGCCGCGTGCAGGAATCGGCACGGAAGGGCATCGACCCGGGCCTTGACGTCGTCGGCGGTGCGCTGGTCTTCATCGCCGCGATCCTGCTCATCATTCCCGGCTTCATCAGCGATGCGGTGGGTATTCTCCTGTTCCTGCCCCCGATACGGCGCGGTCTCGCCCGCTTCCTCCAGTCGCGCATGACGATCCTGACGACCGGAACTGATTTTTTTTACACGAGCGGCGCAAGGAGCGACCAGCCCTCCGGCCGGGTCATCGATCTCGAGTCGGACGAATTCTCGAGGGACGATGACGACGAGAACGAGTCCGCGCCGCCCTCCAACCGCCTTCCCGACTAA
- a CDS encoding Tim44/TimA family putative adaptor protein: MGSFDFITFFFLIAAVVIFLQLRSVLGRRTGSERPPFDPYSPRDIAQGPEAKDGGKVVQLPRRERSEEDESRYAAIDSYAKPGTPLNGQLRAMNEADPEFEPGEFLNGAKMAYEMIVMAFADGDRKTLKGLLSREVYEGFEAAIAEREAKGEVVKSTFVGIEKADIVHAEQKGSEANVTVRIISQLISATYDKQGKLIDGDADSVAEVNDLWTFARDVRSRDPNWKLIATESEN, from the coding sequence ATGGGCTCTTTCGACTTCATCACGTTTTTTTTCCTGATCGCGGCTGTGGTCATCTTCCTTCAATTGCGAAGCGTGCTCGGTCGCAGGACGGGAAGCGAACGCCCGCCGTTCGACCCCTATTCGCCGCGCGATATCGCCCAGGGCCCCGAGGCAAAGGACGGCGGCAAGGTCGTTCAACTGCCTCGCCGTGAGAGGAGCGAGGAAGACGAAAGCCGCTACGCGGCCATCGACTCCTACGCCAAGCCCGGCACGCCATTGAACGGCCAACTGCGAGCCATGAACGAAGCCGACCCCGAGTTCGAACCCGGCGAATTCCTTAATGGCGCAAAGATGGCCTACGAGATGATCGTCATGGCTTTTGCCGATGGCGACCGCAAGACGCTAAAAGGTCTTCTCTCCCGGGAGGTCTATGAGGGTTTCGAAGCCGCCATTGCCGAGCGTGAGGCCAAGGGCGAAGTGGTCAAGTCGACCTTCGTCGGTATCGAGAAGGCCGATATCGTCCATGCGGAACAGAAAGGCAGTGAGGCCAATGTCACGGTGCGGATCATCAGCCAGCTGATCTCCGCCACCTATGACAAGCAGGGAAAGCTTATCGATGGCGATGCCGACTCCGTGGCCGAGGTCAACGATCTGTGGACCTTCGCGCGCGACGTCCGCTCGCGTGATCCGAACTGGAAGCTGATCGCCACCGAGTCTGAAAACTGA
- the mltA gene encoding murein transglycosylase A, translating into MAFDLEPVAFSDLPGWQEDDPALVIAALRRCHRHVTMVKPYRTGSLGITVGDLLPAFEAAGAHRFDAGRARAFFEEHFAPFRIRPDGRQTGYVTAFYEPELEVRAAADDDFRFPFYRRPPELVDIDENNRPEGIDPYFAFGRQCDGSIEEYPDRREIEEGFLAGRGLEIAFARSKVDVFFAHVQGAARLIYPDGTRRRITYAAKTGHRFSAIGKLLVERGEIDAATVSMASIRGWLAAHRGRVDEVLWHNRSFIFFREAPVEDEELGPVAAAKVPLEPGRSLAVDRLIHTFGVPFYVASESLTHLDAGRPFGRLMLALDTGSAIIGPARGDIFTGSGEAAGDLAGSVRNDADFFIFIPRAAAARYRPGYRHG; encoded by the coding sequence ATGGCCTTTGATCTCGAGCCGGTCGCTTTTTCCGACTTGCCCGGTTGGCAGGAGGACGATCCCGCACTGGTGATCGCCGCTCTCCGCCGTTGCCATCGTCACGTGACGATGGTGAAGCCGTATAGAACCGGCTCCCTCGGCATCACGGTCGGCGATCTGCTGCCCGCCTTCGAGGCGGCCGGTGCGCATCGTTTTGACGCAGGTCGGGCGCGCGCCTTCTTCGAGGAACACTTCGCGCCATTCCGAATCCGGCCAGACGGGAGACAGACGGGCTACGTGACGGCCTTCTACGAGCCGGAGCTCGAGGTGCGCGCGGCCGCAGACGATGATTTCCGCTTTCCCTTCTACCGCCGCCCGCCCGAGCTCGTCGACATCGACGAAAATAATCGGCCGGAGGGCATAGACCCCTATTTCGCCTTCGGCCGGCAATGCGACGGCTCGATCGAAGAATATCCGGACCGCCGAGAAATCGAGGAGGGGTTCCTTGCCGGCCGCGGTCTCGAAATCGCCTTTGCCCGCTCCAAGGTCGATGTGTTCTTCGCCCATGTTCAGGGGGCTGCCCGGCTGATCTATCCGGACGGCACGCGCCGTCGCATCACCTATGCGGCGAAGACGGGGCATCGTTTCTCCGCGATCGGCAAGCTGCTCGTCGAGCGCGGCGAGATCGATGCCGCGACCGTGTCGATGGCGAGCATACGGGGCTGGCTCGCGGCCCACCGGGGTCGCGTCGACGAAGTCCTGTGGCACAACCGTTCGTTCATCTTCTTCCGCGAGGCGCCGGTCGAAGATGAGGAACTCGGGCCGGTCGCCGCCGCCAAGGTTCCGCTCGAGCCGGGGCGCTCGCTCGCGGTCGACCGCCTCATCCACACCTTCGGCGTGCCGTTCTATGTCGCAAGCGAGAGCCTGACACATCTCGACGCGGGACGGCCTTTCGGGCGCCTGATGCTGGCGCTCGACACGGGCTCGGCGATTATCGGCCCGGCACGCGGCGACATCTTCACCGGCTCCGGCGAGGCCGCAGGCGATCTTGCCGGTTCGGTGCGCAACGATGCGGATTTCTTCATCTTCATACCGCGCGCGGCGGCGGCCAGATATCGCCCCGGATATCGCCATGGCTAA
- a CDS encoding Smr/MutS family protein codes for MAKEKKLSPEDRILWGKVARSTRPMPGRLEELTGLLEEEEQPPAAPTPEQPGTPPSASKKAEQGFRLSGSGPEYHHHPLERPVKRKLSKGRLALEARIDLHGMIQSEAHGLLLQFLIKAHERGLRHVLVITGKGTSLGSDGALKRAVPLWFSLPEFRPLISSYEPAARNHGGEGALYVRLARVKGHAS; via the coding sequence ATGGCTAAGGAAAAGAAGCTCTCGCCGGAGGACCGCATCCTGTGGGGCAAGGTCGCGCGCTCGACGCGGCCGATGCCCGGCCGGCTGGAGGAACTCACGGGCCTGCTCGAAGAGGAAGAGCAGCCGCCAGCCGCGCCGACGCCGGAGCAGCCGGGCACGCCACCCTCCGCGTCAAAAAAGGCGGAGCAGGGCTTCAGGCTGAGCGGCAGCGGCCCCGAGTACCATCACCACCCGCTCGAGCGGCCGGTGAAGCGCAAGCTCTCCAAGGGACGGCTGGCGCTTGAGGCGCGCATCGACCTGCACGGCATGATCCAGAGCGAGGCGCATGGGCTGCTCTTGCAGTTTCTCATCAAGGCGCATGAGCGGGGGCTCAGACATGTGCTTGTCATCACCGGCAAGGGTACCTCGCTCGGCAGCGACGGCGCCTTGAAACGGGCGGTGCCGCTCTGGTTTTCGCTGCCGGAATTCAGGCCGCTGATTTCCTCCTACGAGCCGGCGGCGAGGAATCATGGCGGCGAGGGCGCGCTTTATGTGCGCCTCGCGCGCGTCAAGGGTCATGCGTCTTGA
- a CDS encoding helix-turn-helix domain-containing protein produces MTPFGEAMRELRRRKGVSQKEMAAAIGVSPAYLSALEHGKRGSPSFDFLQRVAGYFNVIWDEADELFQVARISDPRVVLDTSGLPPGHTAFANRLSERIRDLSAETIEAMEDILEKAAFPDNDRG; encoded by the coding sequence TTGACCCCGTTCGGCGAGGCAATGCGTGAACTGCGCCGCCGCAAGGGCGTCTCGCAAAAGGAGATGGCGGCGGCGATCGGGGTATCCCCGGCCTATCTTTCGGCGCTCGAACACGGCAAGAGAGGCTCCCCGAGCTTTGACTTCCTGCAGCGCGTCGCCGGTTACTTCAACGTGATCTGGGACGAGGCGGACGAACTCTTCCAGGTGGCGCGGATTTCGGATCCCCGGGTGGTGCTCGACACCTCCGGCCTTCCGCCCGGCCACACGGCCTTTGCCAACCGCTTGAGCGAGCGTATTCGCGACCTGTCGGCAGAGACCATCGAGGCCATGGAAGATATTTTGGAAAAAGCCGCATTTCCTGATAATGACAGGGGATGA
- the gyrB gene encoding DNA topoisomerase (ATP-hydrolyzing) subunit B gives MTDITQTEAGATAEYGADSIKVLKGLDAVRKRPGMYIGDTDDGSGLHHMVYEVVDNAIDEALAGHADIVTVTLNPDGSVTVTDNGRGIPTDIHREEGVSAAEVIMTQLHAGGKFDQNSYKVSGGLHGVGVSVVNALSTSLKLKIRRGGRIHEMSFTHGVADGPLAVVGDAGGETGTEVTFLPSEQTFSNVEFDYATLEHRLRELAFLNSGVRIVLTDKRHSDIRREEMMYDGGLEAFVAYLDRAKKPLVHKPVSIRAEKDGITVEVAMWWNDSYHENVLCFTNNIPQRDGGTHMAGFRGALTRQITSYADTSGITKKEKVSLTGDDCREGLTAVLSVKVPDPKFSSQTKDKLVSSEVRPVVESLVNEALSVWLEENPSDAKILVGKVVEAAAAREAARKARELTRRKGALDISSLPGKLADCSERDPAKSEVFLVEGDSAGGSAKQGRSRENQAILPLRGKILNVERARFDKMLSSQEIGTLITALGTSIGKDEFNADKLRYHKIIIMTDADVDGAHIRTLLLTFFFRQMPELIERGHLYIAQPPLYKVTRGKSVQYLKDEKALEDYLISMGLEEASLELASGEVRAGQDLREVINDALRLRSLMDGLHSRYSRSIVEQAAIAGALNVELNANRDEFEKIAAEVARRLDVVSEETERGWAGIVTTEGGLKLERMVRGVKEVAVLDMALIGSSDARHIDQLTGKLKEIYSAPPVLRRRDGTQEISGPRALLDAIFAAGRKGLTMQRYKGLGEMNAEQLWETTLDPNVRSLLQVKISDATDADGLFSRLMGDEVEPRRDFIQENALSVANLDI, from the coding sequence ATGACCGATATCACTCAGACCGAAGCCGGCGCGACCGCCGAATATGGTGCCGATTCCATCAAGGTGCTGAAGGGCCTCGATGCCGTCCGCAAGCGCCCGGGCATGTATATCGGCGACACCGATGACGGCTCCGGCCTGCACCATATGGTCTACGAGGTCGTGGACAACGCGATCGATGAAGCGCTCGCCGGCCATGCGGATATCGTCACGGTCACACTCAATCCCGACGGCTCGGTCACCGTGACGGACAACGGCCGCGGCATCCCGACCGATATTCATCGGGAAGAGGGCGTCTCGGCGGCGGAAGTCATCATGACGCAGCTCCATGCCGGCGGCAAGTTCGACCAGAATTCCTACAAGGTTTCCGGCGGTCTGCACGGCGTCGGCGTCTCGGTCGTCAATGCGCTTTCCACCTCGCTCAAGCTCAAGATCCGCCGCGGCGGCAGGATACATGAAATGAGCTTTACCCATGGCGTTGCCGACGGGCCGCTGGCGGTGGTCGGCGACGCCGGCGGCGAGACCGGCACCGAGGTCACCTTCCTGCCGAGCGAACAGACCTTTTCGAATGTCGAATTCGACTATGCGACGCTCGAGCATCGCCTGCGCGAGCTCGCCTTCCTGAATTCCGGCGTCCGGATCGTGCTGACGGACAAGCGCCATTCGGACATTCGCCGCGAGGAGATGATGTATGACGGCGGCCTCGAGGCCTTCGTCGCCTATCTCGATCGGGCCAAGAAGCCGCTCGTGCACAAGCCCGTCTCGATCCGCGCCGAGAAGGACGGCATCACCGTCGAAGTGGCGATGTGGTGGAACGACAGCTATCACGAGAACGTGCTCTGCTTCACCAACAATATTCCGCAGCGCGACGGCGGCACGCATATGGCGGGCTTCCGCGGCGCGCTAACCCGCCAGATCACCTCCTATGCCGACACGTCCGGCATTACCAAGAAGGAGAAGGTGTCGCTGACCGGTGACGATTGCCGTGAGGGGCTGACCGCAGTGCTTTCGGTCAAGGTCCCGGACCCGAAATTCTCATCGCAGACCAAGGACAAGCTCGTCTCGTCCGAAGTGCGCCCCGTCGTGGAGAGTCTTGTCAACGAGGCGCTGAGCGTCTGGCTCGAGGAAAACCCCTCCGATGCCAAGATTCTCGTCGGCAAGGTCGTCGAGGCCGCCGCCGCCCGCGAGGCGGCCCGCAAGGCGCGTGAGCTCACCCGCCGCAAGGGCGCGCTCGATATCTCCTCGCTCCCCGGCAAGCTCGCCGACTGCTCCGAGCGCGATCCGGCAAAGTCGGAAGTGTTCCTGGTGGAGGGCGATTCGGCAGGCGGCTCGGCCAAGCAGGGGCGCTCGCGAGAGAACCAGGCGATCCTGCCGCTTCGGGGCAAGATCCTGAACGTGGAGCGCGCACGCTTCGACAAGATGCTGTCGAGCCAGGAAATCGGCACGCTGATCACCGCGCTCGGCACCTCGATCGGCAAGGACGAGTTCAACGCCGACAAGCTGCGCTACCACAAGATCATCATCATGACGGATGCCGACGTCGACGGCGCCCACATCCGTACGCTGCTGCTCACCTTCTTCTTCCGGCAGATGCCGGAGCTGATCGAGCGGGGCCACCTCTATATCGCCCAGCCGCCGCTCTACAAAGTCACGCGCGGCAAGTCGGTCCAATATCTGAAGGACGAGAAGGCGCTCGAAGACTACCTGATCAGCATGGGCCTCGAGGAGGCCTCCCTGGAACTCGCCTCCGGAGAGGTGCGCGCCGGACAGGATCTCCGCGAAGTCATCAACGATGCCTTGCGCCTTCGCTCGCTGATGGACGGTCTGCATTCCCGCTACAGCCGTTCGATCGTCGAACAGGCGGCGATCGCCGGCGCGCTCAATGTCGAACTCAATGCCAATCGCGACGAGTTCGAGAAGATTGCGGCGGAGGTTGCGCGGCGTCTCGACGTCGTCTCAGAGGAGACCGAGCGCGGCTGGGCCGGAATCGTGACGACGGAAGGCGGGTTGAAGCTCGAGCGGATGGTGCGCGGCGTCAAGGAAGTGGCCGTTCTCGACATGGCGCTGATCGGCTCGTCCGATGCTCGCCACATCGACCAACTGACGGGAAAATTGAAGGAAATCTATTCGGCGCCGCCGGTATTGCGCCGCCGCGACGGTACCCAGGAGATCAGTGGCCCGCGCGCGCTCCTGGATGCGATCTTCGCTGCCGGCCGTAAGGGGCTGACGATGCAGCGCTACAAAGGCCTCGGCGAGATGAATGCCGAACAGTTGTGGGAAACGACGCTTGATCCGAATGTTCGTTCGCTGCTCCAGGTCAAGATTTCCGATGCGACCGACGCCGACGGTCTGTTCTCACGTCTGATGGGCGACGAGGTGGAGCCGCGCCGTGATTTCATCCAGGAGAACGCGCTGAGCGTCGCCAATCTCGACATCTGA
- a CDS encoding nitroreductase family protein, which translates to MTEINQRKADHPIHSIFLERWSPRAFTGEDIGKEELLALFEAARWAPSASNLQPWRFVYARRGTDSFARLLGTLDEGNQRWAKKASALVIILSKTHRVTSSGEIRPAFTHAFDTGAAWFALALQTQLAGWYAHAMAGIDREKAMQVFEVPEHHRVEAAVAIGRLAEPSTLPDDLREREKPSQRKPIGEFVFEGRFGTE; encoded by the coding sequence GTGACAGAGATCAACCAGAGAAAAGCCGACCACCCGATCCACTCGATCTTCCTGGAGCGCTGGTCGCCGCGTGCCTTCACCGGAGAGGACATTGGCAAAGAGGAACTGCTGGCGCTGTTCGAGGCCGCACGCTGGGCACCTTCGGCGAGCAACCTCCAGCCCTGGCGCTTCGTCTATGCCCGCCGCGGCACAGACTCCTTCGCGCGCCTGCTGGGCACGCTTGACGAGGGCAATCAGCGCTGGGCGAAAAAGGCCTCGGCGCTCGTCATCATTCTTTCGAAGACGCACCGGGTGACTTCGAGCGGTGAGATCCGCCCCGCCTTCACGCATGCCTTCGACACCGGCGCCGCCTGGTTCGCGCTTGCGCTGCAGACGCAATTGGCCGGGTGGTATGCGCATGCGATGGCGGGGATCGATCGCGAGAAGGCGATGCAGGTGTTCGAAGTGCCCGAACACCATCGCGTCGAGGCCGCGGTGGCGATCGGAAGGCTCGCCGAGCCCTCTACCCTGCCGGACGACTTGCGCGAACGCGAGAAGCCGAGCCAGCGTAAGCCGATCGGCGAATTCGTGTTCGAGGGCCGTTTCGGGACCGAGTGA